A region of Salvia splendens isolate huo1 chromosome 17, SspV2, whole genome shotgun sequence DNA encodes the following proteins:
- the LOC121774535 gene encoding uncharacterized protein LOC121774535 — protein MPVASVVDSDAFNLLNQQMMLLNQKVDGLSLGVAPMGEPLHTVEDVNYVHQGGNQRNFYNYRPNNGGGNYQGYRSPFNAHPNLSYGNPNNAIQPPPPPRFPTPSGSTSGAANVPTNSKPSSDDVTHELLKALMEKTDGIMTQSTKRIDKVETAVVEVTTRMGALEHQMSQIAQAVGQLHQPGQFPSNTIPNPKDCKAINLRSGTSYKSPPMPEKEAIVQPEEEETIEVEASTKSPPKDQAETIVPPKPTEVKLPFPQMMQKKKKDEQFSRFLDIFRKVQINIPLVEALQQMPSYAKFLKDVVSQKRKWGHYETVNLTESCSAIIQRKLPAKMQDPGSFTIECTIGNCFVGNALCDLGASINLMPLSFFNKLNIGKLRSTSITLQMADRSVAYPSGIAEDILVRVNEFIFPVDFVVLDMEEDRIVPLILGRPFLATGKAMIDVSKGEPN, from the coding sequence ATGCCGGTGGCTTCGGTTGTGGATTCGGATGCATTCAATCTTCTCAACCAACAAATGATGTTGTTGAATCAAAAGGTGGATGGCCTTAGTTTGGGAGTTGCACCTATGGGAGAGCCTTTACATACCGTGGAAGATGTCAATTATGTGCATCAAGGAGGGAATCAAAGGAACTTCTACAACTATCGCCCTAACAATGGGGGTGGTAATTACCAAGGCTATCGCTCACCCTTCAATGCACATCCAAACCTTTCTTATGGCAATCCAAACAATGCTATccaaccacctccaccacctcgtTTCCCTACACCTAGTGGGTCGACAAGTGGGGCCGCTAATGTGCCCACCAATTCTAAACCTTCAAGTGATGATGTCACCCATGAGCTTCTAAAAGCTCTAATGGAGAAGACCGATGGAATCATGACACAATCTACTAAGAGAATTGATAAGGTTGAGACGGCGGTAGTGGAGGTCACCACGAGAATGGGGGCTTTGGAGCATCAAATGAGTCAAATTGCCCAAGCCGTGGGTCAACTTCATCAACCGGGGCAATTCCCAAGCAACACCATTCCTAACCCAAAGGATTGCAAGGCTATCAATTTGAGGAGTGGAACAAGCTATAAGAGCCCCCCTATGCCCGAAAAGGAAGCTATTGTGCAACCCGAAGAAGAAGAGACAATAGAAGTGGAGGCATCAACGAAGAGCCCACCAAAAGATCAAGCCGAGACAATAGTTCCTCCTAAGCCCACGGAAGTTAAACTTCCTTTCCCTCAAatgatgcaaaagaaaaagaaggatgaacAATTTTCAAGATTTTTGGATATCTTTAGGAAAGTTCAAATTAACATCCCTCTTGTTGAAGCACTTCAACAAATGCCAAGTTATGCAAAGTTCCTCAAGGATGTGGTatcacaaaaaaggaaatggggGCACTATGAGACGGTCAACTTGACGGAGAGTTGCAGTGCAATTATTCAAAGGAAGTTGCCGGCCAAAATGCAAGATCCGGGAAGCTTCACTATTGAGTGCACTATTGGAAATTGCTTTGTGGGGAATGCCTTGTGCGATCTAGGGGCTAGCATTAATCTTATGCCATTGTCCTTCTTCAACAAGTTGAATATTGGTAAATTGAGATCGACTAGCATTACTTTGCAAATGGCGGATAGATCGGTGGCATATCCCTCGGGCATAGCAGAAGATATATTGGTGAGGGTGAATGAGTTCATATTCCCCGTTGACTTCGTGGTGTTGGACATGGAAGAGGATAGAATTGTACCTCTTATTTTGGGAAGACCGTTCCTTGCCACCGGGAAGGCCATGATCGATGTTTCAAAAGGGGAACCAAATTGA
- the LOC121773318 gene encoding 40S ribosomal protein S15a-like: protein MVRVSVLNDALKSMYNAEKRGKRQVMIRPSSKVIVKFLLVMQKHGYIGEFEFVDDHRSGKIVVELNGRLNKCGVISPRFDVGVKEIEPWTARLLPSRQFGYIVLTTSAGIMDHEEARRKNVGGKVLGFFY, encoded by the exons ATGGTGAGAGTCAGTGTTTTGAATGATGCCTTGAAGAGCATGTATAATGCTGAGAAGAGGGGGAAACGGCAGGTCATGATCAGGCCTTCGTCGAAAGTGATTGTCAAGTTTCTTCTGGTTATGCAGAAGCACG GATACATTGGTGAGTTTGAGTTTGTCGATGACCACAGATCCGGCAAAATCGTTGTTGAGCTGAACGGAAGGCTCAACAAGTGTGGTGTCATCAGTCCCCGTTTTGATGTTGGTGTCAAGGAAATTGAGCCCTGGACTGCAAGACTTCTTCCATCTAGACAG TTTGGTTACATCGTGCTGACAACATCTGCTGGAATCATGGATCACGAAGAGGCCCGCAGGAAGAACGTTGGAGGAAAGGTTCTTGGGTTCTTTTACTAG
- the LOC121774534 gene encoding uncharacterized protein LOC121774534 has product MAPNHSGVNLNAEEKKKWAELSQLPYRVARYPCPITIRRLGIEQCFNELCEEGQLNGLFMAQRNPSYQRLTLEFLSTLEVIMNRREIVAIKFRIRNAEYTVTMAQFKEIFGFSGEVYREPFNFSHNANDFWKAITTVDDNFAANRAKGSLIRNPALRLLQKACVCYPFARHEHGSVQRDELFLLWTILHKEAPLNLGHFMIKHLERASKKKTGTLCVGAVVSAIALHLGVSTRGLVADIGDNLMDFGFLRRTRLVGVDQRGQIYLIQRAADHYPLPDTVNTYVNGPFHKENWKMKAAVHEQVSAVNPRNLQFRDVSPSSSVDEAPHMGFPEIEMGDEQNEEENEEEGEDQPTYQGGDEAGTSTQRTRSRQERQEEDYGSINERLTRMELRQQEYWVQNEARWDQFETNWTQFTDFNNAQWANINARFDEFRGQWQHPPQ; this is encoded by the coding sequence ATGGCGCCCAACCACTCTGGAGTTAATTTGAATGccgaagagaagaagaaatgggCCGAACTCTCACAACTACCCTACCGGGTAGCTAGATATCCATGCCCTATCACAATCCGACGGTTGGGCATTGAGCAGTGCTtcaatgagctatgtgaagagGGGCAACTAAATGGGCTCTTCATGGCACAGAGGAACCCCTCCTATCAGAGGCTTACACTGGAGTTCTTGTCTACCCTTGAGGTAATCATGAACAGGAGGGAGATAGTTGCCATCAAGTTTCGTATAAGGAATGCTGAGTACACAGTGACGATGGCACAATTCAAGGAGATCTTTGGATTTTCAGGGGAGGTGTATAGAGAGCCGTTTAACTTCAGTCACAATGCGAATGACTTCTGGAAGGCCATCACTACCGTTGATGACAACTTCGCCGCCAACAGGGCAAAGGGTTCTCTCATTAGGAACCCAGCCTTGCGCTTACTCCAGAAGGCGTGTGTATGTTACCCCTTCGCTCGTCATGAGCATGGGAGTGTGCAGAGAGACGAGCTCTTCCTGTTATGGACTATTTTGCACAAGGAGGCTCCGTTGAATTTGGGCCACTTCATGATCAAACATCTTGAGAGGGCTTCGAAGAAGAAAACCGGCACACTCTGTGTCGGTGCGGTTGTGTCAGCTATTGCACTCCATCTGGGAGTGTCGACGAGGGGCTTGGTCGCCGACATTGGTGACAACTTGATGGACTTCGGCTTTCTGAGAAGAACAAGGCTGGTCGGAGTGGACCAACGAGGGCAGATATATTTGATACAGAGGGCAGCAGATCATTACCCCCTCCCGGACACCGTCAACACCTATGTGAACGGTCCTTTCCACAAGGAAAACTGGAAGATGAAGGCTGCGGTCCACGAACAAGTCTCGGCGGTGAATCCGCGGAACTTGCAATTTAGGGAtgtgagcccgagctcgagtgTTGATGAAGCGCCCCACATGGGCTTTCCCGAGATCGAGATGGGGGACGAgcagaatgaagaagaaaatgaggagGAAGGTGAGGATCAACCGACCTACCAAGGGGGAGATGAAGCCGGGACAAGCACTCAGAGGACACGAAGCCGACAAGAGCGACAAGAGGAGGACTACGGCTCGATCAATGAGAGGTTGACACGGATGGAGTTGCGTCAGCAGGAATATTGGGTCCAGAATGAAGCGCGATGGGACCAGTTCGAAACCAACTGGACCCAATTCACTGATTTCAACAATGCACAATGGGCCAACATTAATGCCCGATTCGATGAATTCCGTGGCCAGTGGCAGCATCCTCCGCAGTGA